A genomic region of Raphanus sativus cultivar WK10039 chromosome 6, ASM80110v3, whole genome shotgun sequence contains the following coding sequences:
- the LOC108810561 gene encoding bidirectional sugar transporter SWEET4 isoform X2 has protein sequence MKKVEEYKADPYLATVLNCALWVFYGLPIVHPDSLLVITINVTGLAIELFYLSVFFYFAPTPRKVKVGIWLIGEMVFVGIVATLTLLLFHTHNQRSTFVGIICVIFISIMYIAPLTIMSKVIKTKSVKYMPFSLSLANFLNGVIWVIYALIKFDLFILIGNGLGTISGAVQLILYACYYKTTPIDDEEEENLSKANSQLQLSGNEEQAKRVSA, from the exons atgaagAAGGTGGAGGAATACAAAGCCGACCCGTACTTAGCCACCGTGCTGAACTGCGCATTATGGGTCTTTTATGGCTTACCAATAGTCCATCCAGACAGCCTTCTTGTGATCACTATTAATGTCACTGGTCTTGCCATTGAGCTCTTCTATCTCTCCGTCTTCTTCTACTTTGCTCCCACCCCGCGCAAG GTGAAAGTGGGGATATGGCTTATAGGAGAGATGGTGTTTGTAGGAATAGTAGCCACATTGACATTGCTATTGTTCCACACACATAACCAGAGATCTACTTTTGTTGGAATCATTTGTGTCATTTTTATTAGCATCATGTATATTGCACCTCTCACCATCATg AGTAAGGTGATCAAGACTAAAAGTGTGAAGTACATGCCGTTCTCTCTCTCACTAGCCAACTTTCTCAACGGAGTCATTTGGGTTATTTATGCCCTTATTAAATTCGATCTTTTCATTTTG ATTGGAAATGGATTAGGAACAATATCAGGAGCAGTACAGCTTATATTATATGCTTGTTATTACAAGACAACACCAATAGATGACGAAGAAGAGGAGAATCTTTCTAAGGCTAACTCTCAGTTGCAACTCAGTGGTAACGAGGAACAAGCTAAACGAGTTTCAGCTTGA
- the LOC108810561 gene encoding bidirectional sugar transporter SWEET4 isoform X1, with amino-acid sequence MVSATVARNIVGIFGNVISLFLFLSPIPTFIKIYKMKKVEEYKADPYLATVLNCALWVFYGLPIVHPDSLLVITINVTGLAIELFYLSVFFYFAPTPRKVKVGIWLIGEMVFVGIVATLTLLLFHTHNQRSTFVGIICVIFISIMYIAPLTIMSKVIKTKSVKYMPFSLSLANFLNGVIWVIYALIKFDLFILIGNGLGTISGAVQLILYACYYKTTPIDDEEEENLSKANSQLQLSGNEEQAKRVSA; translated from the exons ATGGTTAGCGCGACAGTGGCGAGAAACATTGTCGGCATTTTTG GAAATGTCATCTCCTTATTCTTGTTCCTCTCTCCCAT ACCAAcattcataaaaatatacaaaatgaagAAGGTGGAGGAATACAAAGCCGACCCGTACTTAGCCACCGTGCTGAACTGCGCATTATGGGTCTTTTATGGCTTACCAATAGTCCATCCAGACAGCCTTCTTGTGATCACTATTAATGTCACTGGTCTTGCCATTGAGCTCTTCTATCTCTCCGTCTTCTTCTACTTTGCTCCCACCCCGCGCAAG GTGAAAGTGGGGATATGGCTTATAGGAGAGATGGTGTTTGTAGGAATAGTAGCCACATTGACATTGCTATTGTTCCACACACATAACCAGAGATCTACTTTTGTTGGAATCATTTGTGTCATTTTTATTAGCATCATGTATATTGCACCTCTCACCATCATg AGTAAGGTGATCAAGACTAAAAGTGTGAAGTACATGCCGTTCTCTCTCTCACTAGCCAACTTTCTCAACGGAGTCATTTGGGTTATTTATGCCCTTATTAAATTCGATCTTTTCATTTTG ATTGGAAATGGATTAGGAACAATATCAGGAGCAGTACAGCTTATATTATATGCTTGTTATTACAAGACAACACCAATAGATGACGAAGAAGAGGAGAATCTTTCTAAGGCTAACTCTCAGTTGCAACTCAGTGGTAACGAGGAACAAGCTAAACGAGTTTCAGCTTGA